Part of the Camarhynchus parvulus chromosome 11, STF_HiC, whole genome shotgun sequence genome, gcgTGGCAATCCGCACATTCCCCAGGCAAACGGTGATCCCGGCGCTGTGGGGAGCAGTGAGGAGCCATGGCCAGCACTGGGAGCGGGTTGCAGCAGCTGCCGTGGCTGCAGACacgtccccaaatgtccccctGCGGGGTGGGTGTGACAGGGAGTGCAGAACCATCCcgggagcagctctgcctccatccctgtgcctcaTCCCTGGATGCCCTCTGTCCCTTCGCTGCTGGCaccgggctgggggctgctcgTCCCTGTCCCTTGTCACCTTCCCGTGTTCTGGGGCTGTTTGTGCCCCTCCCACGGCACTGCTGGACTGCTGGAAGCTCTCCAGGAAGGAAGCTCTGTTTCCTTTGGGTCTCCCAGGAGGAACTGCCACCCCTGGGGGATGTCGTGGGGCCACCTGCCCGGCACAAACACTTCCTGCTGCGCTGGTTGTTTTTCCTGAGTTCAGTGGCCTTGGAGCGTGTGGCTGGTGACACAGAGCCTTCCTCTCcaccgaggaggaggaggaggaggcagctttgggctgcagcagagcGCTGGATCTTGTCCCACCTCCTGAGGGGCGGGGTGGGAAGCTGGGGGACCCTGGAGGTTTGTGCCTGGCTCCCTGCACggtgtccctgcagcactgggggccCCAGACCTGccccctgtcccttccccaggctgtcTCTCTGTGGTTTcactggtggggtttttttaagcttgtCTTATTTGCCTTCTTTTTGCCCAAACCGTGTCCATGCCCTTCTGTGGGTTTAAATAAACAATCTCTGAACACCCCAGTGTGTGTTGGGGCTGTGGATGCACACGGGGTCTGCGGTGCCCTTTGTCTGATCCCCTGTCCTTCGACAGGacctgctgccaggggctgccctggagctgagggggaggagggagggactGCTCTTGTTCCCAGAGCCCCTGCCCATCCCGGGGCTGGGAAGTGGCTCGGGGTGCCCACTCTGGGGATTCTGGAAGGCGAGGACAACCCCCTTCCCCCACTGCAGGGACCTGTCCCTTTCGTGTGGCCAAACGGGGATCAGGGTGAGCAGGAGCTCggagcagctggagcccagctccCTTCCCCACTGGGGCTGGGCCTCCTGGGGCCAAGCTGGGCCCCCGAGGGGAGACCCCGGCCTTGTCACCGCACCGAGGTGGCACCACAGCCGTGCTGCCGTCAGCACCTGCCCGCAGCAGCCTCGCCGGCAGGGACGGGGCTGCGAGTGCAGCCTCCCcttccctgttcctgctcccGTCCCTCCCCTGATCCCGTCCCTTCCCTgatcccatcccttccctgctcccgTCCCTTCCCCGTCCCCGCTGCTGCCCCGTGCCCGGCTGGCAGGCGGGCGCTGTGCCTCAGCCAAGTCCCGAACGCCACAGGAAGATggctccccttctcctcctgcctgttcTCCCGCCTCCGCTCCCCAGACAGGCTGTTCCTGAATGCCAGAGGAAATTGCTAAGGAGATAATTAAGTAGCCAATTAATTAGCTAATGATTAATGGAAGCATCCTGCGGAGGCAGCTCCGCAGCCGCCCTGGCCAGGTGCTGCCGGGATGTGTCACTCCCGGTGCCGTTACAGCCTCCCGGTGTGCGGGGCGGGCGCGCCGGGACCCCGCGGCTCTGCCCCGCCGGTGACACGCGGGATGCCCGGTGACACGCGGGATGCCCGGTGTCACACCGGGGTGCCCGGTGACATTCGAGGTGCCCGGTGACACGCCGGGTGTCCCAGCCTCCCCAGCCGGGAGCCGGCGGCGGTGCCGCAGAGCCGCGCACGGACGGACACTCGCTCGCTGCTGCGGGCGCTGCTCGAGCCGCGGTTTTATTTTGCCGGCAGGTCCGGCAGAAAGGAGCGAGGGTCGTGCCCCGCCCGGCGGCCCCGGGCACGGTGCCAGGGCCGCGGTGGCAGCCGGGCGCTAGGAGAGCACggccaggagcagggccagggccagcgGCGGTGCCAGGGCTGCCGGCGGGGCCCGGGATGTGCCCGCGCCGCTGGGGTACCCGTAGCTGGTTCTGCACGACCCCTCCAGCTCCTCGAAGGCGATGGGGGTCTCGTGGGGAGCCGTGCCCTGCAGGCTCCTCTTCACCTGCCGTGGGGACAGCGTGGGCTCCCGCTGAGAGGGGCACGGAGCCCCTGCCACCCCGCACCATCCCATGCACGTCCCATGTGTCCCCGtgcctccctgtgtccccgcaAATTCCTCAGTGCCACGTGCCCGGTGTTCcacctgtggctgctgccccaagtgtccccgtgtcccacaCATCCCCATTCCCgatgctcccagtgccactcGTGTCCcttgccctgtccctccctgtgccccgtGCTCCCCATGCCCTGCTCACCTCCTCCACTCTGCTGAAGACCCGGAGCAGGTTCTCAGCCAGGGCTCCCCTCACCTCCTGCTCCGTCCAGTTCCTCGCCAGCAGCTCGGCCACCAGCATGGGATACTTGGAGATGTCCTCCAGGCCGGTGGGgaccctgtgccaccccacagctcacagctgggccacccccagcacccccagctgccCACACAGCGTGCAGGAGGGGACACCCCCGCCCCTCAGGATGTCCCCATGGTGGGGACACGCtgtcccaccccatcccatcccacaccATCACCCCCTTTACCCCGTGACCCCGTCGTAGTCCCCCCCGAAGCCGACAGCCTGGGCACCAGCCACCTTCTTCACGTGGTCCATGTGGTCtgtggggggacacgggggtgagcagggtgggggggggacactgccacccccagccaCCTGGGCACCCCCTCACCTGCCACGTCGGACAGCTTGGCCTTGTCACTGCAGGTCACGTAGGCATTGTAGAAGTTGACCATCACCAAGCTGCCCGTGGAGGCCTGGGGAGGaacagccctgagccccagaggcccccagagccccccagtgtccctggctgtgccccacgCTCACCACCAGCTGCAGCACGTCGTCGGGCACATTGCGGCGGTGCTGGCAGATGCTGTAGGCAGAGGAGTGGCTGAAGATGACGGGGGCCTTGGAGATGTTCAGCACCACCTTCATCGTGTCCACTGAGACATGGGCCAGGTCCACGATCATGCCCAGGCGGTTCATCTCCTCCACCACcatctgcagggacagaggacagggctggggggctgagggggcatGGGAGGGGTCCCCTCTGGGCATGTCTGGAGCTGCTTGGGTGGCTTTTGgctggggggacagagggagggatggatggatgatggatggatggatggatggatggatggatggatggatggatggatggatggatggatggatggatcatGGATGGAAGGAACACTGCACCCAGCATGGGGCCAGTGGGTGCCAGTACCACATTCCTCCAATGCCACTGCTCCTGGACACCACTGATGTCATTCCTCACCTTCCCAAAGGGTGAGAGGCCGTGGTGCACAGGTTCTTCTTCGCTGGTGTCCACCAGCCAGTtgtcagccctgcagagcagagagagcatCAGAGTGGCCACACCTCTGACCACATCCCCCCATGCCAGCGCTGCCACCCTCTGTGCCCCCCGGGGGCCCTACCAGGGGGTGTTGCAGCTGTGGGTGAGGGTCATGTAGCGGGCACCCAGGCGGTACAGGGTGCGCAGGACGCCCAGGCTGCTGTCGATGGAGTGGCCGCCCTCCACCCCGATCAGGCTGGCCACCTTCCCGGCCCGGAACGCCTCCCGGATGCCTGCGGGAGGGCGGGGACATCAGCGGGGCGGGCAGGCCCCTCTGCACCCCCGcggtgcccatccctgcagtgccctgtcccCGTGGTGCCCCGTCCCCAcggtgcccatccctgcagtgccctgtcccCGTGGTGCCCTGTCCCCGTGCCCGCTCACCGCTGCTGTCGGTGACACAGGAGAAAGTCTCGGGGTACAGGTCACACATGCGCTGCACCACGTCCATCTGCTCCAGCGTGCGCCTCACCGCGTCCTTGTTCTGCGTCTCACAGGGCACGAACACCGACCAGAACTGCCCGGGCACCCCGTCAGTGTGGGCACCTCATCAGCACAGGCACCCCGTCAGCATG contains:
- the DPEP1 gene encoding dipeptidase 1 isoform X4 — its product is MPGGSVWVLVLALALALPSTGQQHLEEAERIMSTTPVIDGHNDLPWQLLRKFNNQLRLPAANLTLLNDTHTNIPKLHQGHVGGQFWSVFVPCETQNKDAVRRTLEQMDVVQRMCDLYPETFSCVTDSSGIREAFRAGKVASLIGVEGGHSIDSSLGVLRTLYRLGARYMTLTHSCNTPWADNWLVDTSEEEPVHHGLSPFGKMVVEEMNRLGMIVDLAHVSVDTMKVVLNISKAPVIFSHSSAYSICQHRRNVPDDVLQLVASTGSLVMVNFYNAYVTCSDKAKLSDVADHMDHVKKVAGAQAVGFGGDYDGVTGVPTGLEDISKYPMLVAELLARNWTEQEVRGALAENLLRVFSRVEEVKRSLQGTAPHETPIAFEELEGSCRTSYGYPSGAGTSRAPPAALAPPLALALLLAVLS
- the DPEP1 gene encoding dipeptidase 1 isoform X3; its protein translation is MRPLRRHGGGGSGGLEPIPAPSPHASRKSSSTAIAGRDCPSVPGPGSSQREKMPGGSVWVLVLALALALPSTGQQHLEEAERIMSTTPVIDGHNDLPWQLLRKFNNQLRLPAANLTLLNDTHTNIPKLHQGHVGGQFWSVFVPCETQNKDAVRRTLEQMDVVQRMCDLYPETFSCVTDSSGIREAFRAGKVASLIGVEGGHSIDSSLGVLRTLYRLGARYMTLTHSCNTPWADNWLVDTSEEEPVHHGLSPFGKMVVEEMNRLGMIVDLAHVSVDTMKVVLNISKAPVIFSHSSAYSICQHRRNVPDDVLQLVASTGSLVMVNFYNAYVTCSDKAKLSDVADHMDHVKKVAGAQAVGFGGDYDGVTGVPTGLEDISKYPMLVAELLARNWTEQEVRGALAENLLRVFSRVEEVKRSLQGTAPHETPIAFEELEGSCRTSYGYPSGAGTSRAPPAALAPPLALALLLAVLS
- the DPEP1 gene encoding dipeptidase 1 isoform X2, giving the protein MRCPAAPAISTWLHAIPRSATKALLGRTAQLEPAEMRSSRSTAVPQFPLGTLQRDRSVGHPSEHEGAAAAAPQLGPATPLLAPGHAAAPAPRRGWLWGAGAHPSPVTARKPEKFIHSHRRQGLPECPGAGQQPAGEDARRERVGAGAGAGAGTAQHWTAAPGGGRAHHEHHAGHRRAQRPALAAPPEVQQPAEAASRQPDPAERHPHQHPQTAPRARGRAGAHTDGVPGQFWSVFVPCETQNKDAVRRTLEQMDVVQRMCDLYPETFSCVTDSSGIREAFRAGKVASLIGVEGGHSIDSSLGVLRTLYRLGARYMTLTHSCNTPWADNWLVDTSEEEPVHHGLSPFGKMVVEEMNRLGMIVDLAHVSVDTMKVVLNISKAPVIFSHSSAYSICQHRRNVPDDVLQLVASTGSLVMVNFYNAYVTCSDKAKLSDVADHMDHVKKVAGAQAVGFGGDYDGVTGVPTGLEDISKYPMLVAELLARNWTEQEVRGALAENLLRVFSRVEEVKRSLQGTAPHETPIAFEELEGSCRTSYGYPSGAGTSRAPPAALAPPLALALLLAVLS
- the DPEP1 gene encoding dipeptidase 1 isoform X1, with the protein product MRCPAAPAISTWLHAIPRSATKALLGRTAQLEPAEMRSSRSTAVPQFPLGTLQRDRSVGHPSEHEGAAAAAPQLGPATPLLAPGHAAAPAPRRGWLWGAGAHPSPVTARKPEKFIHSHRRQGLPECPGAGQQQPAGEDARRERVGAGAGAGAGTAQHWTAAPGGGRAHHEHHAGHRRAQRPALAAPPEVQQPAEAASRQPDPAERHPHQHPQTAPRARGRAGAHTDGVPGQFWSVFVPCETQNKDAVRRTLEQMDVVQRMCDLYPETFSCVTDSSGIREAFRAGKVASLIGVEGGHSIDSSLGVLRTLYRLGARYMTLTHSCNTPWADNWLVDTSEEEPVHHGLSPFGKMVVEEMNRLGMIVDLAHVSVDTMKVVLNISKAPVIFSHSSAYSICQHRRNVPDDVLQLVASTGSLVMVNFYNAYVTCSDKAKLSDVADHMDHVKKVAGAQAVGFGGDYDGVTGVPTGLEDISKYPMLVAELLARNWTEQEVRGALAENLLRVFSRVEEVKRSLQGTAPHETPIAFEELEGSCRTSYGYPSGAGTSRAPPAALAPPLALALLLAVLS